The segment GGAACAACAGTTACCCTCTCTGCCATCTTCTCCTTGAGAAAAGGCTTAATAATAGCAAAGATTCCTTTGAAAATCCTGGGCTCGTTAATTATGTTAACAGCCTTGATTCTGATGGGGAAACCATCCTGTGAATTAGAGGAGAAAACTGCATTCAGAACAATCTCAATTTTTCATGATAATCTCGACATGCAGCTGAACACCACAAGCATTGTAAATGTGCAggaattgtgatttttttccccccatttgtGTAATCTAAAATAGTAAAATGCATCAATTTTAAATGCTGTGTAGTTTTCAAGTGAAATAACAATTTGAATCTGCATTTCTTATAGCAGTCTCCCACAGAACTAAATGAGAATAAGCAAATTAAAGGACAATTTCACTATTTTGGAACCTAGGCCCCATTTACAGTGTATCTGGCCATCCACAGACATGGCAACCATCATCTTACCGCTCACTTCAGTATTTGTTGATATCGATGTGCAGGCTCTCAATTGTAGTCAACAGGGCAATCATGAAAGCCTTTGAAAACTAAGATACGGTTGCTTTTTCAGAAACGAGAAGCTTGGTGTACATTCTCAGATTGTTCTCCTGAAAAAGGATTTGCCATCCAATCCTTAAATCAGCCAAAGTGCTCCATTTGGAACAGAACTACTTTATTTGACAAACCAAGCACTACCTTTCAAGCTGTAAACCTTCGCTCTGTGGCCGGCACAGTCCTGCATGGAGGCAGCCAAAACAAGTCTCAAGAGAATATGACTTTTTAAGCCCATAACTACTGACAAAAGGCTTGGGTTGTGATAGCCTCTCTAGGAGAAAATCCTGAGATTATTAGGAGTATACACCGATCTTCCCGTTTCGGAAAAGCAAGCttatcttagtttttcaaagccatttatgATTCCCCATCGACCGCTGTTGTAGTCGAGCAGGAGGCAGCAGCACATCGATATCAGGCTCAATACTGAAGCAACCAGAGAAATGATGATCTCtacgtctgaggatgatgcgAGTTAATCTGTAAGTAGGGCTTATGTGCCAAAGAAGCAAACTTCTCCTTTAAGAGTCTTCTGCTTACATTTCAggaattacatttaatttacataCTAAGATGAAAAGCTTCAGATTTTTCACCTGGAGGATGCTCACAACCTTCTTGGCGAGGAACGGGCCTGGATTGGATGCTTGGGACATGCCCACGCCGCTGTAGTCGGCTAAGATGACGATACCGTTCACTTGAGTTTCCTCTGGCTGGATCAGTTTCTCCAGAGTCAGATAGATGGCCCGAACATTGTCAACAAATGGATAATCATTCGGTTTCCACTTTCCTGTAAGAAGGAGATTGCACTGAGTCATCATACATCAGCGTCAGTATGGCACATCCTGTAAAAATAGTTACAAACAGGCCATTAGTCATTACAGAGATAGAAATCACTTCTCACTTGTGAACATGAAagcaaaatgtaagaaaaaaaagtcatacaaACTGCTATTCAAGAATAGtttatgcatttaaaaacataaatttacTAAGCAAAAATAGCTTCTTCGCTGAAGCTCGCACCCACCTGGCCGCAGACAGAGGATGTACCGTCCATTGGGGTCGGGCTGCGGCAAGACGGTGAGGAAGCCCAGGTCCAGGACGTGTTTCACAGTGGATGGTTTCAGGTCCTGGAACACCTCTGGCCAGGCTTTCCGGCCCGCATGGTAAttaagcagcagctgcagggcgCGGTCGTAGTCGAACTTCCTGGCCCGCAGGAAGCGCAGGAGGAAAGCGTCATCCAGCCTGGTCCTGAGGTTGGGCTGATCCTTCAGGGTCATGTGGAAAAATGACAGTTCAGTCAGCAGCTAATGTTTACAGTTGAGATTTCCAACATACAGTAAATTACAACCTTTATGATTAGTGGCATGAGCCACAAACTGAAtgtctgtgttcatgtgcatgccaATATCgctcaacacaacacaaagccaAAAAAACCTTCAGGATCATGTCTCTCAGTGCCTGGACGTCCCGCAGACGCCACTCTGGCTTCTCCTGGAGCTCCTCCCGCGCCTTGGCCACCAGCTCGGGGGTCAGAGTGCAGGAGTAGATGGGCGGAGGGGGGCCGGGGAACCAGCTGTGTCCTGCAGCCGCCGCCGGTTCCGCAGGAGGAGACCTGAGATCGATGGACTCATGCTGATCGGCCATGGACTGACTGGGTGTTGCTGATGGGAGGGTGACACACAACAGGCACtcagtgaaaacacagacagaataaCCTCCGGGCCatcacattccagcagggctcACATATTTAGACATTAAGGGAATTTGTCACCCACTTAGAAACACCAATTGACCTTAATGAGACAATAATGGCTGCAAATTACACGCAGCTGTCCTCTAATTGTAATGAGAGTGGGGGAAATCAATAACAGCGATAAAATGCACGGCAGCGCaaactttatttctctgcaAAGCAATGGCTGAGAGAGACCTCCAGCCCCACGAACTGGCTAACCTGACGACAGTAAATCAAAGTCAGAACAGAGACGGAACACCAACCTCAGCATGCGAGTGTTAATGCGCATCTATCAAATCTCTATACGACATTTATCTGCACCAACTGGGGCGTGATAACACTGTGACAAGCAAACATAACaaaccaggggaaaaaaacaaaacagaggtcTATGAAGAAACCAACCTGCCAGGAAAATCCTCTGACCAGTTCCGGGTAGAGAGACCGCGCTCTCTCATTGGTCAATCTGTGGCAAGTGACGCATCGCTGCTGCGCTACGTCTCCTGCCGTTTGGTAGgttatgctgcattcaggtgctgCACGGAAACGCAAAAATCTCGAAAAACGTAAATCTGCGTATTACACTTCGAAAGCAACAAATTAACAAAGTTTGAGCTATtctcttcatattttgtcaCTCACCACGTAGCTGATGTTTCAGTACTTTATAAACCAAAAGttgtgcatttatttaatttactttaatgTCATATTTTGGTATAATTCCCTTTGTAGATTTCTTGCTGACTGTGGACGACTATATTTTCGACAGCACTCTAAGGCGGCACCACTGTTAACTCTGAAAACAGAAACTGTAGTTTTAAAAGCGAAACATTTGAGTACAACTGTATGTAAACCGGCTTTATCCTTCTCGGTTATTAATCTTTATCGTTTTTAAAGTATTACTGAAACGAATGGCTGCCTGTGCTCGCAGCATTTAATTACCTATCTGAAGGCTGACATGCAAGGTTGGTGTAAATTTACTCGACGTGTAAGTAGTTATACCTAAATACGGCCGCTAGGTGGCAGAGTTGCACAAAGTTGCAGAACCTGCAGCTCCCCTGTCACCGTGCACGTAGACACTCACTCATATTTCTGACAGTAATGctgtaaaatattattttcagcATTCGTCGGACAGTATAATAACAATCCCGTGTGTTGTCTGGTTATGATATGCCTTTGGGTGAATGAGTGTGATAGCGGCCAAATTTCCATCATGAGATATTCACGCAACAAACCTGTAATAAATGATGTCATGCAATTAGTCTTATGTCCAAGTGTAGGgcaaggacattttttttttatcagtggaGTGGAGAAACACTAGCTTTGAagttgtgctctctctctctctctctctctctctctctctctctctctctctctctctctctctctctctctcgctctctctctcgctctctaagCAGTGCTATCTAAAATGACTTTATGACAGTTTATCAGTCTGAATCATTGACCAAGCGGCTGCCACGTTGGACCCTTTCCCCTCCACAGGCCTACGTGTAGCTAACCAGCTATTTTTCCGCTTGTCTCAGTTATTATCTGACATCAAAGTGACATCATTTGATATCCGTAGATATGCAACTGAAGCTGCCCCATGTAAGCAGTAGAGTGGGATTGTATAAAATATGGTCTGCAGCAAGTTCAATGTAAAAATAGACcttgagattttatttattcatcttcaCATTGCAAGGTGAAACATTGCCTATTTTCTGTTGTCAGGCAGTACAGGTTTCAAGgcacattttattctgaaagttAAACCATGATAAAATACTAAACTTAggcaaaaaatataatatatttttttaaaaaccagtACAACAGTATTTCAGTTGGGAAACTTACATTAATTCCACAAAGTGTGTCTGCCTCTGACTTTTACAAAGCGGCACCACAGAGTACAGCGTCTTCTATCACCAAGTTTTCTTGGTAGATGTTTTAACATGTTTCATTCTACATAACTACTGtaaatatgcattttattttctccagtacataaaataaacatggaTACCTTAATCTTGTCACACAGCATGATAGGAGGACAGCTCAAGAGTTTGGGATTTCCTTTTGTACAGCTTTGATAAAATGACAGTAGCTTGGAAATGTCATCGTGTCAAGACTGTCTGAAAGTCCTCACTATATCCAAGAGTTTCatcactgaatataaaatgaaatactgtgCAACACTAAATACATGACAATGTAAGGCCTGTTGTAACATTCATACAATATTCACATGATCAAGGCGCCATATCTAACAGTAAGCCTTGCTGCACTCTGTGTAATGCAGCAAATCCACATACTGAGGCCATGCTGAGGGAATTCACTGAATGATGCTGCCTAAAATAAACAGGCTATAACATTGTTTGTTTATGCTGATCCTACAGAGCAACAGTCTGTAGAGTTGGGTTTtgatgtatatattttttgtctgaCATTAAAAATTAACTCGCACCAAGGTTTAGGAGTTTCCACCGAGCTGTGCAGCAAGTATCTGTGTACACCCTAAAATCCCTGAAGACTTTGAAAAAGGCAAATCTGTAAGCAACATAATTGCAATTACTTAGCTACTTTATTGTTTCAGTCATGTCAACAGCCTCAATGCTGATTATATACAGACTTTTATATAAAGACCCTGGTTTAAAACAGCTGctatgacaaattaaaaaaaagaaaaaagaaaaaaagaaatgaatgctGAGAGAAAGGACTGAAGATCCGGCGGGTTGTTAGATGGCCTCTTGCTTTGTAATGGTAGGCTGAGGGATGGAGGTTGGCTGCTTGGGCACTGTGGCTATAACCCCCTGAGCcattttataatgttctgaGCTGGAGGCAGTAGGTGGAGAAGGAATTGGGGTTTCAGGAGTGGCTGAAAAGTAGAGCAGCAAGAGACACAAGAGAGTTAGAGTGAGAAACTGCTGCATAATTAGATATTGCGGCCATATTCGTCGTTCTTTAGTGTAATGTTTCTTGGAGCAACACAATTTTCAGACGAGGAGTAAGCACTTTTGTGAAATTTCTGAGagcattaaaaatgttaagaaaaaataacagaagtTCTCTTTGACAAAATAAGCCAGATTAGTCTCTGTGAAGAACTTAGAGGATTATTCTGCCAAGCCTGTTTGTCCTTCCAGCTACCTGACTAGGCTGCACATGGAACTGGGTGCAAGCAAGGAAAGTTAACAATCTCTgttaatttaaatattattcATTTCAATGCAGTTAAACTCGGCATTTTGATTAGTCCTGCACTAGAGAACTCCCACTCTATACTATAGCACATTATACATGCACTAAATACTGCATTTGTACTTACAGATTTGACCATTGTGGATGGGCGTTGGCATGTTGCTGGCCACTATAACATTGCTGCTGAGGTGCTCCTGAACCAGGTGAGGGTGCAGAGAGTGAGGTGCATGTGGAGCCTCATTAGCAGAGCCTAAGACACAGAAATAGCACACAAAGGCAGTCAGTCGCTATTTACGGCAGCATGTATCACTTTATAGCTGATGCCATGCTATCAAGTGCTCCAATTCAACCAAAGGTACAGCTGAGGCTAAAGAGAGTTCACCTCCAAGGAGCATTTCTTGTAGTAGGTTGTCAATCTTGGCCATGCCAAAGAGTTTAACGAACTGGATCTGTTCGATCATCTGCCATGTGATGCTCTGTAGCGtcggcagcaggaggagcagctctcCAAAACGCCCCCGAGAGTCATACTGCCTGTCGTTGATGTAGTCCTCCAGGCTGACCTGGACCTGGTACCGCATCCGCTTGATTTTTCCAGGGTCACTCAGACCTTTGGCATCTATGGGTAAATAAAATCCACGAGGTGCTTCAAGATGTATAACTTTCCTCAAATAATTTAGAGAAGCAACACAGAACAACATTCAAGCATTTGTTAGAAATGATGCCCAAACACTTGAGACATCCTACAGTCTGGAAGCTGAGCTGAAAGATTCTTACCTGGGTCAAAGAAAACTATGGCTTTCAAGCAAGCGTATTCATTGTCGTCTATCTGCAGCTCCTGGAAAGGAAGCACCAGCTCATCCAGGATTCTCACTGCTACCCTGCTCACCTCCAGCTCCGGGCAGTTTCTGGGAATGATGTGGTCATTTCCTGTAGGAGAATAATTGAGTTCATAAAGTAAAATGAGATCTGGAGGCATTAGACCATGATGATGGCAGGTAGACTGTGATTGACTGTAACTGATGCTTTTAGTGACAAAATACTCCTTTGTATCATTTTTACCTAATAGCAGGAGATCTTTGTACAGCATGGACCTCTTGGCAGCACCAAGAAGGAGATGCTCTCCAGCATGAGCTCGCAGCAAAGCCACCTGAAATAGAGTGGAGTCATTTCATTATTACTCATTATCAATGCCACACACTCCACAAACTCCACCGTGCACTTAtctgaatgttttttgtgttgtgtctcATCAGATCTCATCAAATCTGTAGATTACTATTAAACAGTCATGTGCTAAATTGAGGCGCCAATATTCCTCTTAACTGCTCAGTCACTGTCTAATTTCATTATTCCCTTCACTTCAAGGTCACTGAGCAGCAGACTGAGCAATCTGAAGCTTCAAAGAGGAGAGCAAGAGACTGTGGTTGCATGTCTCTCAAGACACTGGCTCCCTCAATAATACAACATCAGCAAATCAGTTACCAAGGCCTGGTGATCACAGTGTTAATGATTCTGCGCTTTTTTGAGGAGGGATATTACTTTAAAACCAGCTCATCATATTCTAACTCAGGATTAAAATACATTAACCACTCCGGTTGAGGAGTTTATACAGATTTTAAATCCTTGTACTTCTGTGTAGAGGGGATTTACATCTACTTGAACATATTCTTTTTTGTTACTGGtctcttttttgttgctgttgttatttgaaTGATGCATATCAAAACTATGCAGGGACAGGTCTATACCTCTGTTGCCCTGCAGCCTGGTGGTTGCAGTCGTGTGGTTTGGggtttgatgctgctgcagtTGTAGACTGGTTGATGAGTGACCAGAGTGTCTATACAGCTATGTacactctgtctgtgtgtgagtcttACCTGGTCGTCCAGAGGCAGGTCACAGAAGGCAGGGATGTACTTGGCCCACTCCACCAAGACCAACAGCTGCTGCTTCATAgactcacacacatctgtaatGGTGGCGATTTTTTTGGTCCTTATGTCGCCGTTCAGTATAGGAACAGGAGACGTGATCTACACAAGGcaacacaagacaaaattaTCCAGTGCCTCATCACAGGCAAATAGAAACAGATACTGATTGGAtatgaaaaagcaaaagacaTTTAGTGTGTAGCAGTGGGCCTTACCTGTCTCGACAGCACATCTGCCTGGATGAGTGCATTGATTGATGGTAAACTACTGTCTTCATAGCTGGACCTCCTGGTGCTGATTCTGTCTCTTTCATTCTGCACAGCTGAGACAAAGATTTATACTGTCAGTAGTGCAGCTAACACTGCTGGCATTTATAGACCTGCAGCCTTGCAGTCGTgtcatgcatgtaaatgtgacaGTTACGTGCAACTAAACAAATCAAACGTGcaagacacaaaataataattgcCTAATTTTCTTATCACTTTGTTGTACAAATACTGTAGACAaaatgctgagtcatttaaaggaaaaataaggcTTCCAAGGTTGTCATGTTTATCAGTATATGGCTATTATTGCTTAGAAATGTTTGCTCAGCATAAGCCGGTCATAGACTTCAGTGCTTCAGTGGAGTGAACATTAACGAAGTGCTACTCTCCTGGGGATTGCAACATACCCCAGCTACAAGTAGCTTCATTTCAGTGGGGACTGCTCACACTGTGACAGCAAATCACTGATTAAGTGGGGAGTTCTTGTTTTTTCCATTGCAAGAGATTGTCAAAATCACTActgctgttttcacaaaaacatataGATTCGACATATAGATTGAGCCAGTTTGTCACTGTTTGGAAAAGATAAAAGATTCCTACCTTCTTTCTTCATGCCAGCTCTAAAGCACTTCTTCAGTCTGCAGTATCTGCATTGATTTCGCTTGTCTTTATCCACAATGCATTGTCTGCTAAACCTGGAAAGTGAGTGGAGTAGGTGGTTTTTAGTGTTGTAGCAGATTCAAAAAAGCAGTTTGGATTAATGAAGCAATTATGCAcctttttttgcaatatttaaAACTTTAACAGATTCTTAATTACAGCAACAGCCTAAGGGAGTGGTTGCAAGGGGTGGGAGGGTTACACACTGTCACACTATGCAGTATTATCACAGTAGTGTACTGCTGGcaactgagcagctccactggcacAGCTCAGGGTGCAATGCTTTGCTCAGTGGCACCTCAACAATAGTGATTAAGGGAGGGGAGAGTGTTGTTCAAATTGTTAGAGCTTCTTCCATGCTCTCCTACTTCACAATACATTCTGCTCTCACCTGCAGGAGTACATGTGGTTTTTGCGGACACTGCGTCTGAAGAAACCCTTGCACCCATCGCAGCTGGAGGCTCCATAGTGCTTGCCAGTGGCCCTGTCTCCACAGATGGCACACAGGGTGCCTGCACCTAGATGGTTGGCAGCGTTCATGTTGGCACTTTCAGCCGGTGAAGAGTCTTACAGAAtgaggagaaagaaacagagagaaaaataccTCTCGTCACGTCACCAGGCCTTTAGGTGATCATTTTATTGGCAtagaacacagacacagcatgaCCCAAATAGTTACACTAAACCGAGGCagagtggggttttttttttaatcaaagattATCACATGACTGCTGGCAAATATCAGGATTCATAGCCTGATTGCCTAATATTCTGTCTTAAAGGCCCAACAGCACAGGAAGAGGTAGTCAAACTGGTTTAATTTAAGGAGGCATGAATGGCAGTGGTGAATGCAGTCATCAGTGTCGTTGATAGCTGATAATAAGCCTTGAGAACCTGCGAGGGTGTATTACCTGCCTGAGCAGCTCAGACAAAGTCAACAGACCGTAATTGACGCAGGCCTGATTACCTCTGAAAAGGCAATCACTGGAGACAGTCTTCCTGTTAGTGGCCCTCATAATCATCACGCTGGGTAAATCAATCACACAGTATGTCACGTTTTCATGGTCATAAACATTCTAGAGGTTATTAGTGATTAATAACCATTAAAGACTTCTCAAGAAGTTGAACAGGGAGGTAGTAAAACTCCCCAATACCATCATATTAAAGTGCATGTAAAGGTATAGTTTATGCAGTGAGGTTCTCATCCTTTTTTATCTTCATCAAGAATTGTTTCATTTTAGAATCAGGAGCACAGCCAAAAGTCATGGGAGACTTCATACATAAATAACTCGGTGTCTTCTTAACTTCTCAAAAACCATTAATCActcaaacagcagaaaatccCTATACCCCACTTCTTAACCTTAGAATCTGTGGGAACAAACCGTTTGTAACAGGAGAGGCATGTTCATGATACTCAAACTACTACTTCATTAGAGGATGAATATCTGTCCGCTGAAATCGATCTGGTTGAAATATGACCAACACAACATCACTCTACAAGTTTCAACAGGCTGAGGTCGATCCACATTCTGCGCATCCAGCCCCTACCAAATGACCAGAACCCAATGAGAGCTGCTGAGCGGAGTCTCGTAAATCAAAATCTCTTAATGTTTTACTATTGCACCAACAGGTGATAAAAGAAGTGCCCTAGACCATTGCACATGATCATTCCTCTGCAAGCAGAGGCAGATGGACAAATGACCCCTTTTATCACTGCATGGAAGATCTACCTCTGAACTGTCCTCTCCTGACCAAAGTTTTAAGAAGGTAAAAGTTTCAAAGTTCAAAGGCAGAGCTGCATATATGGGACTCACCTGCGCCCATGGCGAGCACTTGCATGTTTTCGAACTCCAGCGTGGTATAGGCTGGGTCCAGAGCCTCGCTGTAGTCTGCCATGTCCATGTCTGCTAGTGCTTTGGACAAACAAAATCTCAACTACCTGACAGTGGGGCAGGAAGACTTGTCCGAGAAGCTAATGTGCCCCCCCACATCCACCTCCAactcacccccctccctcttttctggCTTAGCTCCGCCCAGTGAAAGGTAGATTCCTGGCCCAGTGAGTGTGATGGGGACCTTATGGAGTCAGAGAAGAGACCATGCGGAGGCCGCTGGTGACTGACAGCAGAAGCCaccgcctcctcctgctctcatgCCCCTAACCAGGGGAAAGGTGGAGTGTCGCTCTGGTTGATGGTTAACCAGCCTCCTCAGTGTTGGATCAGAggcttatgttttttttgaagAGATAAAGCAACTTTGATATCCCTCATCTCTTGGAcaaccccctccctctccctctgcgcACGGCTGTCAGTAATGGATAAACAATTCCC is part of the Myripristis murdjan chromosome 7, fMyrMur1.1, whole genome shotgun sequence genome and harbors:
- the ttpal gene encoding alpha-tocopherol transfer protein-like, which codes for MADQHESIDLRSPPAEPAAAAGHSWFPGPPPPIYSCTLTPELVAKAREELQEKPEWRLRDVQALRDMILKDQPNLRTRLDDAFLLRFLRARKFDYDRALQLLLNYHAGRKAWPEVFQDLKPSTVKHVLDLGFLTVLPQPDPNGRYILCLRPGKWKPNDYPFVDNVRAIYLTLEKLIQPEETQVNGIVILADYSGVGMSQASNPGPFLAKKVVSILQDGFPIRIKAVNIINEPRIFKGIFAIIKPFLKEKMAERYILHGSDLRSLHRNIPRSVLPEEYGGVAGHLDMSAWSRILLDSEEEFIVEFCQPDPLEGVVPPDSMLYEGEQASGQDDDTFRGLRSQLYYCY
- the hnf4a gene encoding hepatocyte nuclear factor 4-alpha; this encodes MYGEDGTLHFSNPDSSPAESANMNAANHLGAGTLCAICGDRATGKHYGASSCDGCKGFFRRSVRKNHMYSCRFSRQCIVDKDKRNQCRYCRLKKCFRAGMKKEAVQNERDRISTRRSSYEDSSLPSINALIQADVLSRQITSPVPILNGDIRTKKIATITDVCESMKQQLLVLVEWAKYIPAFCDLPLDDQVALLRAHAGEHLLLGAAKRSMLYKDLLLLGNDHIIPRNCPELEVSRVAVRILDELVLPFQELQIDDNEYACLKAIVFFDPDAKGLSDPGKIKRMRYQVQVSLEDYINDRQYDSRGRFGELLLLLPTLQSITWQMIEQIQFVKLFGMAKIDNLLQEMLLGGSANEAPHAPHSLHPHLVQEHLSSNVIVASNMPTPIHNGQISTPETPIPSPPTASSSEHYKMAQGVIATVPKQPTSIPQPTITKQEAI